Proteins encoded together in one Eublepharis macularius isolate TG4126 chromosome 2, MPM_Emac_v1.0, whole genome shotgun sequence window:
- the LOC129324160 gene encoding cytochrome P450 2H2-like, with amino-acid sequence MEPWGASSISLLLCATCLFFLLAWRKASGNSRLPPGPSPLPFLGNLLQLDTKNFPSSVEKLSQKYGPVFTIHLGSKRAVVLYGHEVVKEALLTQGDEFGGRGSSPIIDKTANGTGIGFSHGETWKQLRQFAVTALHDLGMRPTQSTEEKVQEEACFLEHRLRGTEGRVFDPTLFLSQASANILCSITMGSRFDYEDKDFLRFTHLLEKNSQLQSCTMAQLYNIFPTLLDYFPGPHQKIFENTEELKRFISKRVKMHEETLDPSQPRDFIDAFLIKMEQEEQKSQSVFNHQSLVRSILDIFVAGAESVGLVLKYGLLILLKHPEIEEKVHQEIDDVIGRSQRPCMADLDRMPYTAAVVHEILRFIALVPLNVPRAVTKDTHFKQYLIPKGTTIFPALKPSLYNSREFPNPQDFDPGHFLDGNGAFRKSDFFIPFSTGKRACVGEKLACMSISVVLVAVLQHFALKSPGSSEQLDLSPMTGFLTVAPKPYQLSAVPR; translated from the exons ATGGAGCCTTGGGGGGCTTCCAGCATTTCCCTCCTGCTTTGTGCCAcctgcctttttttccttttggccTGGAGAAAGGCGTCTGGAAACAGCAGGCTGCCCCcgggcccctcccctctgcccttCCTTGGGAATCTTCTGCAGCTGGATACAAAGAATTTCCCCAGCTCCGTAGAGAAG TTGAGCCAGAAATACGGCCCGGTGTTTACAATCCACCTTGGATCCAAACGGGCAGTGGTGCTGTACGGGCATGAGGTGGTGAAGGAAGCGCTGCTGACTCAAGGGGACGAATTTGGGGGAAGAGGGAGCTCTCCCATCATTGACAAAACAGCCAACGGAACAG GAATTGGCTTCAGCCATGGAGAAACTTGGAAGCAGCTCCGCCAATTTGCTGTCACTGCGCTGCATGATTTGGGGATGAGACCAACGCAGAGCACTGAGGAGAAGGTCCAAGAGGAAGCCTGTTTTCTGGAGCACAGGCTCAGAGGCACCGAGG GGAGGGTCTTTGACCCCACCCTCTTCCTCAGCCAGGCATCGGCCAACATCCTCTGCTCCATTACCATGGGGAGCCGCTTTGATTATGAAGACAAAGATTTCCTGAGATTCACCCATCTGCTGGAGAAGAACTCCCAACTGCAGTCCTGCACCATGGCGCAA TTGTACAATATTTTCCCGACACTCCTAGACTATTTCCCTGGACCTCATcagaaaatatttgaaaatacagAGGAGTTAAAAAGGTTTATTTCAAAGCGAGTGAAAATGCACGAGGAGACCCTGGACCCCAGCCAGCCTCGAGACTTCATTGACGCCTTCCTGATCAAAATGGAGCAG GAGGAACAGAAGAGCCAATCAGTTTTCAACCATCAGAGCTTAGTGAGAAGCATATTAGACATTTTCGTTGCAGGAGCAGAGTCAGTCGGCCTTGTCCTGAAATATGGGCTCCTGATTCTCTTGAAACACCCAGAAATAGAAG AGAAAGTTCACCAAGAAATTGATGATGTGATTGGCCGGTCTCAAAGACCCTGCATGGCAGATCTCGACAGGATGCCCTACACAGCAGCCGTGGTCCACGAGATCCTCCGGTTCATTGCCCTCGTGCCCCTTAATGTGCCGCGGGCTGTGACAAAGGACACTCACTTCAAACAATATCTCATTCCCAAG GGAACAACGATATTTCCTGCTCTGAAGCCCTCCTTGTACAATAGTCGAGAATTCCCAAACCCACAGGACTTTGATCCGGGGCATTTTTTGGATGGAAACGGGGCCTTTCGGAAGAGTGACTTCTTCATTCCTTTCTCAACAG GCAAGCGGGCTTGTGTTGGCGAGAAGCTGGCTTGCATGAGCATCTCTGTGGTCCTGGTGGCAGTTCTACAGCACTTTGCCCTGAAGTCTCCGGGGTCCTCCGAGCAGCTGGACCTCTCCCCAATGACTGGGTTCCTGACCGTGGCCCCCAAGCCGTACCAGCTCTCTGCTGTCCCGCGCTGA